The following are encoded together in the Streptomyces sp. NBC_01465 genome:
- a CDS encoding GlxA family transcriptional regulator produces MPETAVRRVVIVLFEGVDLLDVTGPPEVFSLALRETEEAAGYQVVLAAESMGPVRTGAGVRILPDLTFQEAAAGTIDTLIVPGAVGVDDEGRVHPLVDPALVDWVRILAGRSHRITSVCVGAHLLAAAGLLDGKRATTHWSTAQQLAADHPAVKVDADPIFIREGNVWTGAGISACLDLSLALIAEDLGEAVALRVARQLVMYLKRPSGQSQFSVPLEQVSTTRRIEDLRHHILRHIDEPLTVADLAEYARVSDRHLTRLFKNDLGMTPHAYIESVRVEKARHTLESSDATLERVATVCGFGTTDTLVRAFRRRLDTTPTEYRRRFRVIPAP; encoded by the coding sequence GTGCCGGAAACCGCCGTACGCCGCGTCGTCATCGTGCTCTTCGAAGGCGTCGATCTGCTCGACGTCACCGGCCCGCCGGAGGTCTTCTCGCTGGCGCTGCGCGAGACCGAGGAGGCCGCGGGGTATCAGGTTGTGCTGGCCGCCGAGTCAATGGGCCCGGTCAGGACCGGCGCCGGAGTCCGTATCCTCCCCGACCTCACCTTCCAGGAGGCCGCCGCGGGCACCATCGACACGCTCATCGTGCCCGGGGCGGTGGGGGTCGACGACGAGGGCCGGGTGCACCCGCTCGTCGATCCCGCACTGGTCGACTGGGTACGGATCCTCGCCGGGCGCTCGCACCGGATCACGTCCGTGTGCGTGGGAGCCCACCTGCTGGCCGCGGCCGGTCTTCTCGACGGCAAGCGCGCCACCACCCACTGGTCCACCGCGCAGCAACTGGCCGCCGACCATCCGGCAGTGAAGGTCGACGCCGACCCGATCTTCATCCGCGAGGGGAACGTGTGGACCGGCGCCGGAATCAGCGCCTGCCTCGACCTCTCCCTCGCCCTGATCGCCGAGGACCTCGGCGAGGCCGTCGCGCTGCGCGTGGCCCGGCAGCTCGTGATGTACCTCAAACGCCCCAGCGGACAGAGCCAGTTCAGCGTTCCGCTGGAGCAGGTCTCCACGACGCGGCGCATCGAGGACCTGCGCCACCACATCCTGCGGCACATCGACGAGCCGCTCACCGTCGCGGACCTCGCCGAGTACGCCCGTGTCAGTGACCGGCATCTGACCAGGCTCTTCAAGAACGACCTGGGCATGACCCCGCACGCCTACATCGAATCGGTCCGCGTCGAGAAGGCCCGCCACACACTGGAGTCCTCCGACGCCACGCTCGAACGCGTCGCCACCGTCTGCGGATTCGGAACGACGGACACCCTCGTGCGGGCGTTCCGGCGCCGTCTCGACACGACGCCGACGGAGTACCGCCGGCGTTTCCGGGTGATCCCGGCGCCCTGA
- a CDS encoding cysteine hydrolase family protein, whose amino-acid sequence MSRTTLRELNGFDQTPARLTESTLILIDFQNTYTQGVMELDGWEESLDAAAQLLDRARQEGTKVVHVINDGGEGTPYDIRAEIGRIHPKVAPVEGEPVVVKQAPDAFVGTDLDTHLEDGQDVVIAGWMTHMCVTFTAQGAFLNGNRPTVVAEASATRSLPLMGVDVDAHQVHQSALATIADLYGVVVATQKEIVR is encoded by the coding sequence ATGTCCCGAACCACGCTGCGCGAGCTCAACGGCTTCGACCAGACGCCCGCGAGGCTGACGGAGTCGACGCTGATCCTGATCGACTTCCAGAACACGTACACCCAGGGCGTGATGGAGCTCGACGGCTGGGAGGAGTCCCTCGACGCCGCCGCGCAACTGCTGGACAGGGCCCGCCAGGAGGGTACGAAGGTCGTCCACGTCATCAATGACGGCGGCGAGGGCACCCCGTACGACATCCGGGCCGAGATCGGGCGGATCCACCCGAAGGTCGCCCCGGTCGAGGGCGAGCCGGTCGTCGTGAAGCAGGCTCCCGACGCGTTCGTCGGCACCGACCTCGACACGCACCTCGAAGACGGCCAGGACGTCGTCATCGCGGGCTGGATGACCCACATGTGCGTCACCTTCACGGCCCAGGGCGCGTTCCTCAACGGCAATCGCCCCACGGTCGTCGCCGAGGCCTCGGCGACCCGCTCGCTGCCGCTGATGGGCGTGGACGTCGACGCCCATCAGGTGCACCAGAGCGCTCTCGCCACCATCGCCGACCTGTACGGGGTCGTCGTCGCGACCCAGAAGGAGATCGTCCGATGA
- a CDS encoding TetR/AcrR family transcriptional regulator, which produces MTARNSYPKGVAKREEILKVTLEIFGRVGERNTTLRMVAKESHISLTGLMHYFESKDHLLTEVLRANDRAAEARFRDPDVVRDPGEFLARALTANAANSARVRLYVTLAAASTDRAHPAHTYFRERFALLRATIAEHLTAEQRAGRASPGLDPHFTASALVAATDGIQLQWLSDPDIDMAEQVRRVWRMLTAPPGP; this is translated from the coding sequence GTGACAGCCAGAAACTCCTACCCCAAGGGGGTCGCCAAACGGGAGGAGATCCTCAAGGTCACCCTTGAGATCTTCGGCCGCGTGGGCGAGCGGAACACCACACTGCGGATGGTCGCGAAGGAGAGTCACATCAGCCTGACCGGGCTGATGCACTACTTCGAGTCCAAGGACCACCTGCTCACCGAGGTCCTGCGCGCCAACGACCGTGCGGCCGAGGCGCGCTTCCGCGACCCGGACGTCGTGCGCGATCCGGGCGAGTTCCTGGCCAGGGCCCTGACCGCGAACGCTGCCAACTCCGCCCGCGTACGCCTCTACGTCACTCTCGCCGCGGCCTCGACCGACCGCGCACACCCGGCCCACACGTACTTCAGGGAACGCTTCGCCCTGCTGCGCGCCACGATCGCCGAGCACCTCACGGCCGAGCAGCGGGCCGGCCGGGCGAGCCCCGGGCTCGACCCGCACTTCACGGCCTCGGCCCTCGTCGCGGCGACCGACGGCATCCAACTCCAGTGGCTGAGCGACCCCGACATCGACATGGCGGAACAGGTCCGCCGCGTCTGGCGGATGCTCACTGCGCCGCCCGGCCCATAG
- a CDS encoding acyltransferase has product MDHQQRQDVQHFDHCPWLFAEAATEEQRVAQRERQRGIGGDTEIGARCYVGESAAVFPDRLRLGDDSYIAAHAYVTGELTTGSDCTVNPYATVRGTVTLGDGVRIGAHTSLLGFNHSMAPDRPVFQQPHTSRGITVGDDVWIGSHVVVVDGVTIGDHCVIGAGAVVTKDLPDWTMAAGNPARPLRDRRSTAAAPAVQVPDPLTRFADTARTQAADVLARCWDGERYVDRPGATATLRAHCDAVEIADLLLGEAPEQLTADEHVKRLCAAQDPDTGLVPELGEPLPEPDDDGFISDGPALYHILSAGYALDLLGASFPRPVRGVQQMTAGQLVARLDKLPWQEGAWGAGAWIDAWATAAHWNQRHDGEGAVRPGALEALFGWLLTRADPWTGMWGSPSARSGRLQVVNGYYRLSRGSFAQFGLPVPHPERVVDAALDHARDPRHFGTGKDNACNVLDVAHPLWLCTRQLGNDSRGDGYRAADIRAWAERQLAAILPRWHNGRGFGFGSGPAGPGPEPGLQGTEMWLAIIWYLADLLGRADTLGYQPRGVHHPGPAHRARPLAGPS; this is encoded by the coding sequence GTGGATCACCAACAGCGGCAAGACGTACAGCATTTTGACCACTGTCCCTGGCTGTTCGCCGAGGCAGCGACGGAGGAACAGCGCGTCGCTCAGCGTGAACGGCAGCGAGGGATCGGTGGCGACACCGAGATCGGCGCGCGGTGCTACGTCGGCGAGTCGGCCGCGGTGTTCCCGGACCGGCTGCGCCTCGGCGACGACTCCTACATCGCCGCTCACGCCTATGTCACCGGGGAGTTGACCACAGGCTCGGACTGCACCGTGAACCCGTACGCCACCGTGCGGGGCACTGTCACGCTGGGCGACGGCGTACGCATCGGCGCACACACGTCGCTGCTCGGCTTCAATCACTCCATGGCACCCGACCGCCCGGTCTTCCAACAGCCCCACACCAGCCGGGGGATCACGGTCGGCGACGACGTGTGGATCGGCTCGCACGTGGTCGTGGTGGACGGCGTCACCATCGGCGACCACTGCGTGATCGGCGCCGGCGCGGTGGTGACCAAGGATCTCCCGGACTGGACCATGGCCGCCGGAAACCCGGCGCGTCCGCTGCGCGACCGCCGGAGCACCGCCGCGGCCCCCGCGGTCCAGGTCCCGGACCCCCTCACCCGGTTCGCCGACACCGCGCGCACCCAGGCCGCGGACGTCCTCGCCCGGTGCTGGGACGGCGAGCGGTACGTCGACCGCCCCGGGGCGACCGCGACACTGCGCGCGCACTGCGACGCCGTGGAGATCGCCGATCTGCTGCTGGGCGAGGCACCCGAGCAGTTGACCGCCGACGAACACGTCAAGCGGCTGTGCGCAGCCCAGGACCCGGACACCGGGCTGGTGCCCGAGCTCGGCGAGCCGCTGCCGGAACCCGACGACGACGGCTTCATCAGCGACGGCCCCGCGCTCTACCACATCCTGTCCGCCGGGTACGCCCTCGATCTGCTCGGCGCCTCCTTCCCTCGCCCCGTACGCGGCGTCCAGCAGATGACGGCCGGTCAACTCGTCGCGCGACTCGACAAGTTGCCGTGGCAGGAAGGTGCGTGGGGAGCCGGCGCCTGGATCGACGCCTGGGCCACCGCAGCGCACTGGAACCAGCGGCACGACGGCGAAGGAGCTGTGCGGCCGGGCGCGCTGGAGGCGCTGTTCGGCTGGCTGCTCACCCGGGCCGACCCGTGGACCGGGATGTGGGGCAGCCCCTCCGCCCGGAGCGGCCGCCTGCAGGTCGTCAACGGCTACTACCGGCTCAGCCGCGGCTCGTTCGCCCAGTTCGGGCTCCCGGTTCCGCATCCGGAACGCGTGGTGGACGCCGCCCTCGACCACGCCCGCGACCCGCGCCACTTCGGCACCGGCAAGGACAACGCGTGCAACGTGCTGGACGTCGCGCACCCCCTCTGGCTGTGCACCCGGCAGCTCGGAAACGACAGCCGGGGCGACGGCTACCGAGCAGCGGACATACGCGCCTGGGCCGAGCGTCAACTGGCCGCGATCCTGCCCCGTTGGCACAACGGCCGGGGTTTCGGATTCGGATCCGGGCCCGCCGGCCCCGGCCCCGAACCAGGGCTCCAGGGCACGGAGATGTGGCTCGCCATCATCTGGTACCTCGCCGACCTCCTGGGCCGCGCCGACACCCTCGGCTACCAGCCGCGCGGCGTTCACCACCCCGGGCCCGCCCACCGCGCCCGCCCGCTCGCAGGACCGTCCTGA
- a CDS encoding Lrp/AsnC family transcriptional regulator: protein MDELDSALVRMLQEDGRRTNRDMAQELGIAPSTCLERVRALRRSGVLTGFHAEVDLAAIDRGLQAVIAVRVRPPTRAVIESFQTFLEQMPEVISLFVLTGNDDFLVHVAVRDTDHLHAVVLDKLTKRPELADVRTSVVYAHMRRKVVGPT, encoded by the coding sequence ATGGACGAACTAGATTCGGCGCTGGTGCGCATGCTTCAGGAGGATGGTCGGCGCACCAACCGGGACATGGCCCAGGAACTGGGCATCGCCCCCTCCACCTGTCTGGAGCGCGTCAGGGCGCTGCGCCGGAGCGGTGTCCTGACGGGATTCCACGCGGAGGTGGACCTCGCCGCGATCGACCGAGGACTGCAGGCGGTGATCGCCGTACGGGTCCGCCCGCCGACGCGTGCGGTGATCGAGTCCTTCCAGACCTTCCTGGAGCAGATGCCCGAAGTCATCTCGCTCTTCGTCCTCACCGGGAACGACGACTTCCTCGTGCACGTCGCCGTCCGGGACACCGACCATCTGCACGCGGTGGTCCTGGACAAGCTGACCAAGCGCCCGGAACTGGCCGACGTACGGACATCGGTGGTCTACGCGCACATGCGCAGGAAGGTCGTCGGCCCTACCTGA
- a CDS encoding MFS transporter, protein MARPPGELRVPSPLPADPAGAAAPVDGRALRRLMACIGPANLGVALVWGAVPGTLLALQVQRAVGEDAKVGTLAVVTTVGALVAMVAQPVAGAVSDRTRSRFGRRGPWIVVGVVTGGLALIGMAFAHSVPVMLALWCLVQIGYNFAVGPLSAVMPDRVPPERRGLFSTVTGLGSMCGSLLGQVFAAVFEDRITTAYVVLAALATSLAVVFVTLNPDRPSRDAPQEPFEVREFLRGLLPNPRKHPDFFWVFVSRLCTNLSYFLVFGYKLYILQDYIGLHDEAIDRVPVLALTAVAGLLPAAVVTGPLSDRLGRRKVFVVASASLLGCAMFIPFALPTMTGMTAMAFLVGIGFGCFQGVDTALISQVLPSGRSFARDLGVVNVAATLPQVLAPAIAGAVVLWLGGYRTLFPLAMACALLGAVAVLRVKGVR, encoded by the coding sequence ATGGCGAGACCCCCCGGGGAGCTCCGTGTTCCCTCCCCGCTCCCTGCCGATCCGGCGGGAGCGGCCGCGCCGGTCGACGGCCGGGCGCTGCGCCGCCTCATGGCGTGCATCGGCCCCGCCAACCTCGGCGTCGCTCTCGTATGGGGAGCTGTCCCCGGCACCCTGCTCGCCCTCCAGGTCCAGCGCGCGGTCGGCGAGGACGCGAAGGTCGGCACGCTCGCGGTCGTGACCACGGTGGGCGCGCTCGTCGCGATGGTCGCCCAGCCCGTCGCGGGAGCCGTGTCGGACCGCACCCGCAGCCGTTTCGGCAGGCGCGGGCCCTGGATCGTGGTCGGCGTGGTGACGGGTGGCCTGGCCCTGATCGGCATGGCGTTCGCGCACTCCGTACCGGTGATGCTGGCCCTCTGGTGCCTGGTGCAGATCGGCTACAACTTCGCGGTGGGCCCGCTCTCGGCCGTCATGCCCGACCGGGTGCCACCGGAGAGACGCGGCCTGTTCTCCACTGTCACCGGCCTCGGCTCCATGTGCGGCTCGCTGCTCGGCCAGGTGTTCGCCGCCGTCTTCGAGGACCGGATCACCACGGCATACGTGGTGCTCGCCGCGCTCGCGACGTCCCTGGCGGTCGTCTTCGTGACTCTCAACCCGGACCGGCCGAGCCGGGACGCTCCCCAAGAGCCCTTCGAGGTACGTGAGTTCCTGCGTGGGCTGTTGCCGAACCCACGCAAGCACCCCGACTTCTTCTGGGTGTTCGTCAGCAGGCTGTGCACCAACCTGTCGTACTTCCTGGTCTTCGGCTACAAGCTCTACATCCTCCAGGACTACATCGGTCTGCACGACGAGGCGATCGACCGCGTACCCGTACTCGCGCTGACCGCCGTCGCCGGCCTTCTCCCGGCCGCCGTCGTGACCGGACCCCTCTCGGACCGGCTCGGCCGGCGCAAGGTGTTCGTGGTGGCCTCGGCCTCTCTCCTCGGCTGTGCCATGTTCATACCGTTCGCCCTCCCCACCATGACAGGGATGACCGCGATGGCCTTCCTGGTGGGCATCGGCTTCGGCTGCTTCCAGGGCGTGGACACCGCCCTCATCTCTCAAGTGCTGCCCTCCGGGCGGTCCTTCGCCCGCGACCTCGGCGTCGTGAACGTCGCAGCCACCCTGCCGCAGGTCCTCGCGCCCGCCATCGCCGGAGCCGTCGTCCTCTGGCTCGGCGGATACCGGACGCTCTTCCCTCTCGCCATGGCCTGCGCGCTGCTCGGTGCGGTGGCGGTGCTGCGCGTCAAGGGAGTCCGATGA
- a CDS encoding glycoside hydrolase family 3 C-terminal domain-containing protein: MNNPNRPAETPGETVARLTLAEKAGLTTGAGWWHTTAYPDAGIPEVRLSDGPHGLRLQNDTRADHLGINGSAPATCFPPAVTLACTWDSDLARRVGDALARESLAHGVHVLLGPGVNIKRSPLCGRNFEYFSEDPLLSGVLGTAWVKGLQAQGVGASVKHFAANNQETGRMSVSADIDVRTLREIYLPAFHRVVTEAEPWTVMCAYNRVNGVHASQNPWLLTDVLRGEWGYDGVVVSDWGAVVDRARALAAGLDLEMPSSSGAGPARAVAAVESGELPEEALDRSAARVVALARKAAEHARPGAAFDAAAHHELAREVATRGAVLLKNDGALLPLDPAAAQRIAVIGEFARTPRYQGEGSSRVNPTRLEDALTSIVEAAPAAHVTFAPGFPVDAPDADAAALQEEALRAAESADVVVLFLGLPPSFESEGYDREHIELPEEQTRLLAAVVAVNANAVVVLSNGGVVRPAGWIDGVPAVLEGWLSGQAGGSATADLLFGRANPSGRLAETIPLRLADTPAYLAWPGENGHVTYSEGLFVGYRHYDARDMAVSFPFGHGLSYTTFAYADLRVVPDAGGLDVTVAVTNTGERSGHEVVQVYVAAPGARARRPVRELKGFATVCLAPGETQDVTVRIARADLAYFDTAAGTWLVEDADHRIDVGASSRDIRLTTTVPVDGDAYADQPDADSTVEVWLAHPVGGPAITALLGRVQKSMGDAYPQEGSSRQRMVANMRLSQLAGLPIVPLSFDDVQELVETVRSAAGTGREATS, encoded by the coding sequence ATGAACAACCCGAATCGGCCGGCAGAGACGCCCGGCGAGACGGTGGCCCGCCTGACCCTCGCCGAGAAGGCCGGCCTGACCACCGGCGCGGGCTGGTGGCACACCACCGCGTACCCGGACGCCGGGATCCCGGAAGTCCGGCTCTCGGACGGCCCCCACGGGCTGCGCCTGCAGAACGACACCCGGGCCGACCACCTGGGCATCAACGGCAGCGCCCCGGCCACCTGCTTCCCGCCGGCCGTCACCCTGGCCTGCACCTGGGACAGCGACCTGGCGCGGCGGGTCGGCGACGCACTGGCCCGCGAGAGCCTCGCGCACGGCGTGCACGTGCTGCTCGGCCCCGGCGTCAACATCAAGCGCAGCCCGCTGTGCGGACGCAACTTCGAGTACTTCTCCGAAGACCCGCTGCTCAGCGGGGTGTTGGGAACAGCCTGGGTCAAGGGCCTGCAAGCTCAGGGGGTCGGGGCCTCGGTCAAGCACTTCGCCGCGAACAACCAGGAGACCGGCCGGATGTCGGTCAGCGCGGACATCGACGTACGCACGCTGCGCGAGATCTATCTCCCCGCCTTCCACCGCGTGGTGACAGAGGCCGAGCCCTGGACGGTCATGTGTGCCTACAACCGGGTCAACGGCGTGCACGCGTCGCAGAATCCCTGGCTTCTGACGGACGTCCTGCGCGGCGAGTGGGGATACGACGGCGTGGTCGTCTCCGACTGGGGCGCCGTGGTCGACAGGGCGCGGGCCCTCGCCGCCGGGCTCGATCTGGAGATGCCGTCCTCGTCCGGCGCCGGCCCCGCCAGGGCCGTCGCGGCCGTGGAATCAGGCGAACTTCCCGAGGAAGCGCTGGACCGAAGCGCCGCACGGGTCGTGGCACTCGCCCGCAAGGCGGCCGAGCACGCGCGCCCCGGTGCCGCCTTCGATGCGGCCGCCCACCACGAGCTCGCCCGCGAGGTCGCCACGCGCGGCGCGGTACTGCTCAAGAACGACGGCGCGCTCCTCCCGCTGGATCCCGCCGCAGCCCAACGCATCGCGGTCATCGGCGAGTTCGCGCGCACTCCCCGCTACCAGGGCGAGGGCAGCTCGCGCGTGAACCCGACCCGGCTCGAAGACGCACTGACCTCGATCGTCGAGGCCGCGCCCGCGGCGCACGTCACCTTCGCTCCCGGCTTCCCCGTCGACGCTCCGGACGCCGATGCGGCTGCGCTGCAGGAGGAGGCCCTCCGCGCGGCCGAGAGCGCGGACGTGGTCGTGCTGTTCCTCGGTCTGCCGCCGAGCTTCGAGTCCGAGGGGTACGACCGCGAACACATCGAACTCCCCGAGGAGCAGACCCGGTTGCTCGCCGCCGTTGTCGCGGTGAACGCGAACGCCGTCGTGGTCCTCTCCAACGGGGGCGTGGTCCGGCCGGCCGGCTGGATCGACGGCGTGCCGGCCGTCCTGGAAGGCTGGCTGTCCGGCCAGGCCGGTGGCTCGGCCACTGCCGACCTCCTGTTCGGCAGGGCGAACCCGTCGGGGCGCCTCGCGGAGACGATCCCGCTGCGGCTCGCCGACACCCCGGCGTACCTGGCCTGGCCGGGCGAGAACGGTCATGTCACGTACAGCGAGGGCCTGTTCGTCGGCTATCGCCACTACGACGCCCGTGACATGGCGGTCTCCTTCCCCTTCGGGCACGGCCTGTCGTACACCACCTTCGCCTACGCGGACCTGCGGGTGGTCCCGGACGCAGGCGGGCTCGACGTCACCGTGGCGGTCACCAACACCGGGGAGCGGTCCGGTCACGAGGTCGTCCAGGTGTACGTGGCCGCGCCGGGCGCGCGGGCCCGGCGCCCCGTACGGGAGTTGAAGGGGTTCGCCACCGTGTGCCTCGCACCCGGCGAGACCCAGGACGTCACCGTCCGCATCGCCCGCGCCGACCTCGCCTATTTCGACACCGCAGCCGGTACCTGGCTCGTCGAGGACGCCGACCACCGTATCGATGTCGGGGCCTCCAGCCGCGACATCCGGCTGACCACGACGGTCCCGGTCGACGGCGACGCCTACGCCGACCAGCCGGACGCCGACTCGACCGTCGAGGTATGGCTCGCCCACCCCGTGGGCGGCCCGGCCATCACGGCACTGCTCGGCCGGGTCCAGAAGTCCATGGGCGACGCCTACCCCCAGGAGGGAAGCTCCCGTCAGCGGATGGTGGCCAACATGCGCCTCAGCCAGCTCGCCGGGCTCCCGATCGTTCCCCTGAGCTTCGACGACGTACAGGAACTGGTCGAGACGGTGCGGTCGGCCGCGGGCACCGGGAGGGAGGCGACATCCTGA
- a CDS encoding alpha/beta hydrolase family protein, with protein MATTPYINRKNMTRRRMLGAALAAVPLAAVAGPAWADPAAAARTARRLTLPAPTGPHPVGTAPLHLVDRSRPDGIAGPGHFRELMATVWYPARNVERYPVAPWMPAGALQAFLDDTGFGALAPLGPLTAGHVGAPVRRSGRRLPVVVFSHGAHSHQGDHTVMVQELASHGFAVVTVAHQYDTYTEFPDGRVAVPLQDSQAPTLPGDFAADLRFVLDCVEQLAAGCNPDAGRRELPAGLLGALDPRNVGVFGWSKGGTATACAMLADERIRAGLSLDGPMQMNPPLAGDLHRPFMMMSAEFTRATDPEAAVFWSHLRGWRLNIQAQGAVHISYGDNEALFPQVAKVLGWSAQQLQETIGTLDPGQAVRIQQAYPLAFFDEHLRRGRGHLLDGPSPAFPAVTFLP; from the coding sequence ATGGCCACCACGCCGTACATCAACCGGAAGAACATGACGCGCCGCCGCATGCTGGGAGCAGCGCTGGCCGCCGTGCCGCTTGCCGCCGTCGCCGGCCCCGCGTGGGCGGACCCGGCCGCGGCCGCCCGCACCGCGAGGCGGCTCACACTGCCCGCACCCACCGGGCCGCACCCGGTGGGCACGGCCCCACTGCACCTCGTCGACCGGTCGCGTCCGGACGGCATCGCGGGCCCCGGGCACTTCCGCGAGCTGATGGCCACCGTCTGGTACCCCGCCCGGAACGTCGAGCGGTACCCGGTGGCGCCCTGGATGCCGGCCGGCGCACTTCAGGCGTTCCTCGACGACACGGGGTTCGGCGCTCTGGCCCCGTTGGGGCCGCTCACCGCCGGCCATGTGGGCGCTCCGGTGCGGCGGTCGGGCCGAAGGCTGCCCGTCGTCGTGTTCTCGCACGGCGCGCACAGCCACCAGGGCGACCACACCGTCATGGTCCAGGAGCTCGCCAGCCACGGGTTCGCGGTGGTGACGGTGGCTCACCAGTACGACACCTACACCGAGTTCCCCGACGGCCGGGTCGCGGTCCCGCTGCAGGACAGCCAGGCGCCGACCCTGCCCGGGGACTTCGCCGCCGACCTGCGCTTCGTCCTCGACTGCGTCGAGCAGCTCGCCGCCGGGTGCAATCCGGACGCCGGCCGGAGGGAACTGCCGGCCGGGCTGCTCGGCGCCCTCGACCCGCGGAACGTGGGCGTGTTCGGCTGGTCGAAGGGCGGGACGGCCACCGCCTGCGCCATGCTCGCGGACGAGCGCATCCGGGCCGGGCTGAGCCTCGACGGCCCGATGCAGATGAACCCGCCGCTCGCCGGCGACCTGCACCGGCCGTTCATGATGATGTCCGCCGAGTTCACCCGGGCCACGGATCCCGAGGCCGCCGTTTTCTGGTCGCACCTGCGGGGATGGCGGCTGAACATCCAGGCCCAGGGCGCTGTCCACATCTCGTACGGCGACAACGAGGCACTCTTCCCCCAGGTGGCGAAGGTGCTCGGATGGAGCGCACAGCAGCTCCAGGAAACGATCGGCACGCTCGATCCCGGCCAGGCGGTGAGGATCCAGCAGGCATACCCGCTCGCGTTCTTCGACGAGCACCTGCGCCGCGGTCGGGGACACCTGCTCGACGGGCCGTCCCCGGCCTTCCCGGCGGTGACGTTCCTCCCCTGA
- a CDS encoding cysteine hydrolase family protein gives MKLLRPALALAAAAVLAATATACGGDSEAATRTDRHENYAKDTTTLRQLMKLDETPAKLSDATLVLVDYQNVYTGGAMELTGWREAVKNTRSLLERARKAHTPVIHIVEKGYDLDSRAGQIIPALRPAKGEVVVEKAVPNGFHGTNLDEELQKTGRKNVIIAGFMTHMCTLFTAEGAVYDGYHPTVVGDASATRPLPVNGNPRGIPAKQVHEAALATIQDRFGVVVPEQRDIR, from the coding sequence ATGAAGCTGCTGCGTCCTGCTCTCGCCCTGGCTGCCGCAGCCGTACTCGCGGCCACCGCGACGGCCTGCGGTGGTGACTCCGAGGCCGCAACCCGTACCGACCGGCACGAGAACTACGCGAAGGACACAACGACGCTCCGTCAGCTGATGAAGCTGGACGAGACGCCGGCGAAACTGTCCGACGCCACTCTGGTCCTCGTCGACTACCAGAACGTCTACACCGGCGGCGCGATGGAGCTCACCGGCTGGCGCGAGGCGGTGAAGAACACCCGGTCCCTGCTGGAGCGGGCCCGCAAGGCGCACACGCCGGTCATCCACATTGTGGAGAAGGGGTACGACCTCGACTCCCGGGCCGGCCAGATCATTCCGGCGCTCAGGCCGGCCAAGGGCGAGGTGGTCGTCGAGAAGGCCGTCCCCAACGGCTTCCACGGGACGAACCTCGACGAGGAACTCCAGAAGACCGGCCGCAAGAACGTCATCATCGCCGGCTTCATGACGCACATGTGCACCCTGTTCACCGCCGAGGGCGCGGTCTACGACGGCTACCACCCGACCGTGGTCGGCGACGCCTCCGCGACCCGTCCGCTCCCGGTCAACGGCAACCCGCGCGGCATCCCCGCGAAGCAGGTGCACGAGGCCGCGCTCGCCACGATCCAGGACCGCTTCGGCGTCGTGGTCCCCGAGCAGCGGGACATCAGGTAG